GTTGTTGTGCGTGGTTGCTaagcacgttgttgtgcatggttgttaggcacgttgttgtgcatggttgctaggcacgttgttgtgcatggttgttaggcacgttgttgtgcatggttgttaggcacgttgttgtgcatggttgttaggcacgttgttgtgcatggttgttaggcacgttgttgtgcatggctgctaggcacgttgttgtgcatggttgctaggcacgttgttgtgcatggttgctaggcacgttgttgtgcatggctgctaggcacgttgttgtgcatggttgctaggcacgttgttgtgcatggttgttaggcacgttgttgtgcatggttgctaagcacgttgttgtgcatggttgctctaggcacgttgttgtgcatggttgctaggcacgttgttgtgcatggttgctaaGCACGTTGTTGTGCAAggttgctaggcacgttgttgtgcatggttgctaggcacgttgttgtgcatggttgctaagcacgttgttgtgcatggttgttctaggcacgttgttgtgcatggttgctaggcacgttgttgtgcatggttgctaggcacgttgttgtgcatggttgttctaggcacgttgttgtgcatggttgctaggcacgttgttgtgcatggttgctaggcacgttgttgtgcatggttgctaggcacgttgttgtgcatggttgctaggcacgttgttgtgcatggttgctaggcacgttgttgtgcatggttgctaggcacgttgttgtgcatggttgctaggcacggtgttgtgcatggttgctaggcacgttgCAACAGAGGGTTGGGAGAGGAGGAAGTTTGCACATCACCACGGGGAGTTGCATGATTGCGCCACACAATTGATTTTGAACATTAACATTTTATGTATTAACAACGGACTCCAAGAGCTGAAGATCAAGCTGGTGTTTCAATTATGACAGTGAAATGTTATGCCGGTACACTTGCACCATCCCTCACAACAGATCACCATCTTCTATGACAGCACATCGTTGTCTGATATAATTTCACGTACCAACTCCCATCACAGCATCAGAATCACCCAGAAAAGGAAAACTGGTTGAGGCACTACCCAGTACACTACTCCTCTTTACCTTATCTCCCAGTTCTTTTCCTGACTCTTCCATTTCCTGcttaccatgttgttgttgttaaagattcgctacctggaacaaaaagttccaagtagcacgggctatggtgagcccgtagtgccttttaAGCTCTATGGGAATATATATGCTCTCACCTCCCTGCATTACCACGAGGACAAAAATATAATGCAATGGTAAAGTTTCTAACAGTTTAATGAACCAATACCTTTAATGTGTTAAGTATGCTTTTATATAATGTATTTTTTTATATAAGGCATTATATTGGGTCAATAAAACCTGAAAATGTGATGATAATAATTATCTAAAATTAGAAACTAAAAAATTCACACCGAGCCTAATCATTTCTGGTTTCAGTTGCAAGATCTTGTTAAAAAAAAGTATTAAAATGCAAATTTTTCAAGTTTGAAGCGACGGTTAAAGTGGAAAATGCACTTCCTTACCTCATGCTGAGGGTGAGATGGTAACCCAGGGTGAATGACCTTCTCCACACAAGGGTGAGTCTCCAAAAACTTGGCCACTGCTAAACCATTCTTCATGTGTTGTTCCATTCTCAGTGCCAAGGTTTTGAGTGACCGATTAACCAAGTAACAATCAAGTGGGGAAGGAACAGATCCAATAGCATTTTGGAAGAAACGAAGTTCATCATGAAGGTCATCCCTGTAAGTGACAATGGTATTTAAAATACACAAGTTTTGACGAAACTTTCTCAAACTTTAATTTACATTTTATAATAGAAAATATGTTACTTGTAACTTAAATAAGTTCACAagccatataatattataaatacaaCAAATAAGAATCAACGTAAAGAATATTGTTTTTCAAATACTTTTTCATGTATATAtttcttataaatatatatatctggcaggggtctccagcaacactggcaggggtctctccagcaacactggcaggggtctccagcaacactggcaggggtctccagcaacactggcaggggtctctccagcaacactggcaggggtctccagcaacactggcaggggtctctccagcaacactggcaggggtctccagcaacactggcaggggtctccagcagcactggcaggggcctccagtaacactggcaggggtctccagcaacactggcaggggtctccagcaacactggcagaggtcttcagcaacacactggcagaggtctccagcaacacactggcagaggtctccagcaacacactggcaggtgtctccagcaacacactggcagaggtctccagcaacacactggcaggggtcccaagcaacactggcaggggtctccagcaacacactggcaggggtgtccggcaacacactggcagaggtatccggaaacacactggcagaggtcttcagcaacacactggcagggatctccggcaacacactggcagaggtctccagcaacacactggcaggggtccccagcaacactggcaggggtctccagcaacactggcagaggtctccagcaacactggcaggggtctccagcaacactggcagaggtctccagcaacacactggcagaggtctccagcaacacactggcaggggtctccagcaacacactgacaggtgtCTCCAGCAATATACTGGCAGGtgtgtccagcaacacactggcagaggtctccagcaacacactggcaggggtctccagcaacactggcaggggtctccggcaacacactggcagaggtctccagcaacacactggcagaggtctccagcaacacactggcagaggtctccagcaacacactggcagaggtctccagcaacactggcaggtgtctccagcaacacactggcagaggtctccagcaacacactggcaggggtctccagcaacactggcagggatctccagcaacacacttgcaggggtctccggcaacacactgtcagaggtatccagcaacacactggcagaggtctccagcaacacactggcaggggtctccagcaacactggcaggggtctctagcaacacactggcagaggtctccagcaacacactggcaggggtctccagcaacactggcaggggtctccagcaacactggcaggggtctccagcaacacactggcaggggtctccggcaacacactggcaggggtctccagcaacactggcaggggtctccagcaacacactggcaggggtctccagcaacacactggcaggggtctccagcaacactggcaggggtctccagcaacacactggcaggggtctccagcaacactggcaggggtctccagctacacactggcaggggtctccagcaacactggcaggggtctctccagcaacactggcaggggtctccagcaacactggcaggggtctctccagcaacactggcaggggtctccagcaacactggcaggggtctctccagcaacactggcaggggtctccagcaacactggcaggggtctctccagcaacactggcaggggtctccagcaacactggcaggggtctctccagcaacactggcaggggtctccagcaacactggcaggggtctccagcagcactggcaggggcctccagtaacactggcaggggtctccagcaacactggcaggggtctccagcaacactggcagaggtcttcagcaacacactggcagaggtctccagcaacacactggcagaggtctccagcaacacactggcaggtgtctccagcaacacactggcagaggtctccagcaacacactggcaggggtcccaagcaacactggcaggggtctccagcaacacactggcaggggtgtccggcaacacactggcagaggtatccggaaacacactggcagaggtcttcagcaacacactggcagggatctccggcaacacactggcagaggtctccagcaacacactggcaggggtccccagcaacactggcaggggtctccagcaacactggcagaggtctccagcaacactggcaggggtctccagcaacactggcagaggtctccagcaacacactggcagaggtctccagcaacacactggcaggggtctccagcaacacactgacaggtgtCTCCAGCAATATACTGGCAGGtgtgtccagcaacacactggcagaggtctccagcaacacactggcaggggtctccagcaacactggcaggggtctccggcaacacactggcagaggtctccagcaacacactggcagaggtctccagcaacacactggcagaggtctccagcaacacactggcagaggtctccagcaacactggcagaggtctccagcaatactggcaggtgtctccagcaacacactggcagaggtctccagcaacacactggcaggggtctccagcaacactggcagggatctccagcaacacacttgcaggggtctccggcaacacactgtcagaggtatctagcaacacactggcagaggtctccagcaacacactggcaggggtctccagcaacactggcaggggtctctagcaacacactggcagaggtctccagcaacacactggcaggggtctccagcaacactggcaggggtctccagcaacactggcaggggtctccagcaacacactggcaggggtctccggcaacacactggcaggggtctccagcaacactggcaggggtctccagcaacacactggcaggggtctccagcaacacactggcaggggtctccagcaacactggcaggggtctccagcaacacactggcaggggtctccagcaacactggcaggggtctccagctacacactggcaggggtctccagcaacactggcagggggtctccagcaacacactggcagaggtctccagcaacactggcaggggtctccagcaacacactagcaggggtctccagcaacactggcagcaacactggcaggcttCCACACAGGCTTCAACTATAGACGGACAGAACGTCCATCTCGTAACTCAACTTGGCCATCCCGGGATACGTCGGTTCAATCACCAATACTTCACTAAGTatcacagagaaagagagagagagagagagagagagagagagagagagagagagagagagagagagagagagagagagagagagagagagagagagagagagagagagagagagagagagagagagagagagagagagagaagagagaagagagaagagagagagagagagagagagagagagagagagagagagagagagagagagagagagagagagagagagagagagagagagagagagagagagagagagagagagagagagagagagagagagagagagagagagagagagagagagagagagagagagagagagagagagagagagagagagagagagagagagagagagagagagagagagagagagagagagagagagagagagagagagagaaaggggttgTTGGAAGAGAGAGGAgtgtgtggagagggggagggaaggtgtgaaggagaggagaggcgggggtgggggggcaaCAGGAatggatgagagagaaggggttggggggggagtgggagagagggcaatagagaggtgagaggttGGAGGGGGAGTGGGAGAGAAGGCAATAGAGAGGTGAGGGGTAGAGAGAAGAACCCGCCGCAGCCGCGTGCACCATCTAGTGTGTAAACGCAAGTGATGACGTTTGGGTTCGTCCTGGACATAAAGGTCCATGACTGGCCAAAATGTGGCCACTtcgagcaacccgtcctcctgataGCACGTCACATTTAAACGTGTACTTTACATACGAccaaaaactgatgtactaaaaatggatcgcgaaattgacataatgtcccgttttctgttttggatcatctggttggttaggataagggcacttcagCACGGCAATTTCTTGACGTATGGAAATCTTAGGAggacagctttctgtaactcactcaaggaggcatctaggccttggtcagatgctattggccgaggctcaacaatgttctcctccacctccccactactctcggtagatggcggtggcaggctctccacaatgtcctcggccacgtcatcgagtcgggccatgaatgtgtccgcgaggtccacttggttttcaccactcggaaagttccttgtgtcctcgggatttaccaccttggcaagcacagggctgcccttacatttcagtcccatagacctggtcactgtgcacgcagggtacacaacattatcctctgcggtgggtggatccaggcaaaccttaagggtaggcaacataataggcagtctggagtcccctaccttatcccctgctaaatcattaccaactattacatcaacattagggaaaggtaggtatgaagtgactccgactgtacaaacacccttgtggaaatcagattccagggtaaccttatggaggggtactgctcgagtatcactagtgacaccctcgaccagtaccacctgtacagtgtcgagagtgttggcaccttgcaatgcactctctaaaattaaagtctggatggcaccggtgtctcggaagatcaccacgtccttccaggaagaaccctcagacaaaagtagtctccctttcgataagaatggggtaagcaagtccaaccactgtgggttggaggtcttactccctaacccttctgaaggcctcaagccctgtgtcacaactagagcattgggtcttttttccgggtacagttgccaacaacggctaatagtgtggtttggacgattacagtgaccacaaaaacgtcggggagaagagacattactaacagaattacccttcggttcacccttaggtgccgtggggctagacactttaacagggttagttatgtctgaaacagaaggtgcattaggtaaagggttagaatgagctggtctggactggctgtgggtacaagttttgctactctgtggggtataattatttttattgggccttttgcccgccaattggtagttttctgccaacttggccaaatcccctattttagaatttacctctacccttcctctaatgtaatttgaaacattctctggcataatatctataaaatgctccattaaaactaagttcctgagagcctcgtatgtttcggctttcgccgagcgaatccatctatcaaacaatcgaatttgatcattcacaaattcagtgagcggttggttgtgagtaggcctaaggttacgataaacttggcggtgagcttcaggagtaatttcatatgcccgcaaaatacattccctgactttatcatattcgaaacactcgtcgtcaggcatgtttataaaaatatcttgtgctttacccctaagtcttccctgtaggattttcacccactcttcctttggccggttcatggacatggccaatctctgaaaatggttgaaaaacctttcagggtctgactcggaaaattcaggcaaattatgctttttctcataatgcctggggtttgaatccccggcaggtggaggtccagtggcattcgctctaattctagcctcctcggttttgagtctttgctcctataattttatttttgctaactctaaagctaattctctatccctatgagttgcactttctgcttggctaggctggcataaaggtacaATGCTGGCTGGCATtggcacttgccaatagttcttcatcaatacaatgttgtaatatttcattcaccaaagtccactttttatccgcgtcatttaattctaggccaaattccttgcctaacaatactaaattagactttttaagtttctttatctctaccactgaaggctccattgccagtctctgcatttcagatgacatcactaacaattttagctcccagccaaagaaaaaattaaaaaataaaaattggaaaaaacaaaaatttgcacggcccctaacacaaggccacactaaccttaatcgtgaagggatccagctgggtgtccagtcagtgcaagaatgtcctttgctagaagagctggaccctaggctagcaaacaaccgttctgcggaaacaaaaaattttagttttggcactcaagaatctaattttttacacttataatgttcctcccggactggccaaccacttgttataaataattgtgtgtggggcttctatggggaactggtactattaaggggtaagggtagttagaagacagagtatcaaatatgtgaGAGCtaataggcccggcccccaaaataaactatccacagtagtaataacttgctactagaccatatatgttagtctaagggttgatcaatgcgctcccacacaggaagaagggatactctgtaattcatgtacttatttattaaccccttaacaaccccccatatacactcacaccaataacaataataataataactttaccacactatcttacgttaaaaagccttggtccacttaggcaggatacaaggtttacaataagaacaagctagggtaaagtactactggataagcactgaagctggatgcagcttagggtagtgataccacgtgggaccctaatacaaaacacaacacttaggggaacCCAAAACACTgggaaatactatccccaggtctcaccaatatttactaccagagtaggcacacttaacaccatacaatacttaacttaatggtacaggaacttagggtaagggaaataagtaagaggagaagggaggagattaggggtgcagccacagagtaggtctcgtccgcacgaacgccagccagagaaggacctcctagcgaccagctaggcctcccatgtcgtggtgccggaaggagcctaattgatcgtgcagctaagcacattaaagatcttcccctatgcaatgtattgttactttacaaatgattagaaagtattagtaagcaaagttgatgcctatgttattatttaataatcaacccccagctcagtctttaaatgctctttgagaaacaataatagtcttacgtctggcagggaagatacaaacaattgccgttcgtgatgcactcaactgtactaccagaaagtttaatagctcaagttttgacctctggtttccactggagaacccagggtcgtaacaggctGCATGCTTAAATTTTGGCCCGTCAGTGCTGTATTACTTGTACCATTATGTGAATAAAAGGTATCAGAAATATtgtaaagaattgtttgtatctttTGAACTTGCTAACATCGTTTTGGTAACCACTTATTAGAGAAAGTCCTTAACCTAGATCTGGTAATGTTTAAACTCAGTTGGCTGTGTGatttcccagtgtgtgtgtgtaaagctgTCTTCAATTAATAGCCTAATATTTCCCGCTATTAATTGGATAATTACCTTTTAATCTCTGTTCAGGTTAGGTTTAATATACCAGGCATGTTACTAATTATTACTGATTGATACTATGATATTTTTGTGGAGTGATTTTTCACTCTTATAATATACTCCCAACGGTCATAATTTAAAGGGATCCTGCAGGTTGGCTTAGTATTTTTATGAAGATTTTTAACGTCATTGCTGTGTAAGTTACTGGAGAACTTAATTTTGTTTTTGTACTATTTGCAACAGTAATTAATGGGCGATCCAGTGAAATAGTTGGTCATGTTATACTGCTAGATGAATGTTGAAGTGCCTTTGTTATCATTCTAGCCTAATCTGGAGTATTAATTTAGTGGCACTTTTGTAAATTAAGTTTGTCATAACGTTTATAATTTATTCTGCACCTGTGAAATATATTAGTTACCAAATTTGAGCTGGCATTTCCGTTATCTTAAACGTTTGTGTACACAGGCTATAGTTCCGTTCTTCAGTCTAGTACAGAGGTGAGTGCTTATTCATGTATTGAATTATGGAAACCCTTGTGGACAACGAACCTCATTGTCCGCAAGTGTTAAACAGCTGGGAACATGTGTTGAACACTGAATTGGTCAATTCCATCAAAATCAAATAGAATGTAacaaaaaatataatcaataatatAAACAGAACACAAAAACTATTCAAAGAACACCATTACTTTGCATCACCGAGAAACTTTGCATTACCGATTAGTGCAGACAGCTCCCATGATAACGTCAGTGTGTCCGTTGATATACTTCGTTATCGAATGCATCACTAAATCTGCTCCAAGATCAAGAGGTCGTTGAAAATATGGGGACATAAATGTGTTATCCACAACCAGGAATGATGTGGTATGCTTTTTCACTATGGCTGCCACAGCTGCAATGTCAACAATCTTCATTGTAGGATTGGTTGGAGATTCAATCCAAACCATCTTCGTGTTGGGTTTAAATGCTGCTTCCACATTCTTTAAATCAACAGCATCAACAAAATCTACCTCAATTCCCATCCTGAAAAGGATCATTATGAAATTataaataaaattccctaaacataaatgaaataatATAGTATTGTACTGACATTATTGCACAAGTATTGAGCAGTATACACAATAATGATTTTATAGAAAAGGGAATGCAGGTGCGGAGACGTTGCCAGAagggatgaggttatcttgagatgatttcggggctttagtgtccctggtcACTATTATAGTGGCAATGTGCCAGGGGATTGGAGAAGAAAACAGTGAGTATACCACTGCTACTATACCATTAAGTAGAAAAAAAGGTGCAAGTGCAGTAGTGACAAAAAATTAAGAGGCATTAGTTTAGAAAGTGTAGTGGGCATAAAGTGGCAGGATAGTGATCAAAAGAGTACAGGAAATTACAGAGAAATTTATCATTGATGAACAAAGAAGGCTCAGTGGAGAAAGAAGGCTTATAGATTAGTTATTTGCAATACAACATCTTACACAGAAGGCATGCAAGATTTAAGGTGTATGTGGTATTTATGGacttaaaaaaatacaataaagtTATTAAAGTAGAACAAGAAGTGATGAACATATACAGTTATTAGATGTTTGTTAAAGGTGCAGGTAGCAATACATGTGTAACTTAATGATGTACTTCATGGAGTATTAACTATTGGTGTAATAACTGAGTAAtagtgcccgaaacgctttgcgtaatagtggctttaggcattgtatgtactagctgtacctataagttaaacaatccttgtaaatatttattgtatgtatgtaccttacctaaataaaattgtattgtattgtattgtattgtattgttaatGGTGTAATAATAATCTCAATTCCCATTCTGAAAATTATTATTATCAAATAAAATGTACAAATTATCAATTTATATAGCATTGGCATCATCGTATAGTACTCCgattattaaaaataatatatgCAAAAAAATTATACAATAATTTCCGCAATGCAAGTTGTGATTTGACAATTTAGATAATTTTTGCACATTTCGAAACATTTTGCACATGAACGATTGACAAGAAAATACAAGTTTCCTAAGCTACATACTTGAACAGAGAAAATAATGGCAGATGGAAAATAATGGTCAGGAATGTTGTAAAGAGACTAGGATATGAGAGGAGTAATACGTAGGATAGTACCAGTAGGCTAGATTGTGGGGCCTCTATGCTTTGTAGTAGTTGCACTATAGTAGCGTACTCTACACGACAAAACAAATCTCGAACTGCATTCTTAAATGCATGGATGAGAAAGAGCTACATACTGGTACAAGGTAACGAGGACACAGTTTCCACTGACAATTGCTGAcaaactcatacaaggggtagaaatagcctaagctactctatccctttgagatgtatttttttcttgtctcaataaacatacttgaactcatACATGTAGTCAAAATGACTTAAGATAAAACTTCCACCATGTAGGAACACAATGATCCTCGGTACAGTAAAAGTACTTGGTTGAAAATACCGAATTGCTCTACTCTTAAGCCATGCCTCACTGCTCCCTAAAGTAGCTCAGCAAAATGCAGAACCAACCCACTACAAACTACGTCTCCAAATGTACTTTTGTATGCAAGGGTAAGAAAACGATCATACGGTTCAAGAAATCATTAACGTGATACCAACTGAACCACTGTATGGAAGCATGGAAGACCATCTTGAGGATGCCACCACGTAACAGCTCATCACTGTAGCATACTGATGAAAATAGTCCCGGGGCAAAGTTACGAAGAATATCAGGATGGTGAGGTAATAAACACAGCAAAACAAGGAAGATCTCATGAAATTCTAAAATATCGCATACGTGAACTCTAAGGCCTGTTAACTTCTTCAATATATCTATTACTATACATACGAGAGCACACAATTTCAACTTGGTAAATCATCCTAAATAAGCAACAAAATACAATATACTTTACCTTGAGGCCACGTTATTGAAGTATATGTTGGTgccattattataatataataataataataataatttttatttaggtaaggtacatacataaagagattttacaaagtttgttggctttatagatagagctagtacatacaatgcctaaagccactattacgcaaagcgtttcgggcagatattGATATCGTCCGTGGCGATGATGTGCTCCCCAGCAGAGATGAGGTGAGTTATTGCGGTCGCGGCTGC
Above is a window of Procambarus clarkii isolate CNS0578487 chromosome 3, FALCON_Pclarkii_2.0, whole genome shotgun sequence DNA encoding:
- the LOC138367893 gene encoding cystathionine gamma-lyase-like, with the protein product MSELGYKKNDPTFCSRAIHEGNEPEQWNHLALVPLISLSTTYKREGPSEFKLYKYGRSGNPTRHCLEKCLASAENAKHCLVTSSGMAAATAITHLISAGEHIIATDDINNGTNIYFNNVASRMGIEVDFVDAVDLKNVEAAFKPNTKMVWIESPTNPTMKIVDIAAVAAIVKKHTTSFLVVDNTFMSPYFQRPLDLGADLVMHSITKYINGHTDVIMGAVCTNRDDLHDELRFFQNAIGSVPSPLDCYLVNRSLKTLALRMEQHMKNGLAVAKFLETHPCVEKVIHPGLPSHPQHELSKRQCYGHSGMFSFCIKGNTLKASTHFCKQLKMFTFATSLGGVESLCQLPCVMSHKCLPAETRENLGITDGLVRVSCGLEPAHHLIKDLDQALRVVVPNDEESVPVKCLEDNLKACGI